The Vigna angularis cultivar LongXiaoDou No.4 chromosome 6, ASM1680809v1, whole genome shotgun sequence genome contains the following window.
gattagatattaaaaaatattatatatatatatatatatatatatatatatatatatatatatatataattggaaTACTAAGCTGGTTTTTTCATTTTGCTaattccaaaaataaataaaaaattatgcataTTATAATCTTTTTACTTGTGGTGATCGACATTAGTGTTGATATCAATGATGTTGGTATTTTGTTTTTCGAACTGAAAGCatttaaaaatcataacaaaagAATATCTGATTGAAAATATCgaattatattaaaacagtatatttattacatatttcaTTACATATACAATATTTTCAATGATAAATATGTAGATGATTTGACAAAAAAgagtttcaaaatataaatctccattaatttaaattttattgtactCAATATTGAATAAATTAGTTATGTGttaaaattacttaattataattatggtTTTGAAAATCGGATTTGCTGGATGGATTTGACCGGTCGAACCGGAAATCAGCAAAGTATTCGATCCGATCATTACATAAATTGGATTTTTCCGGAATCTACAAAATTCGGCCCAAACCGGTCAGGAAaggtaattaaaaaaaagtacctttttctaaattttaaaatttgatttaaaatatatatttattaataattcaaaaattggtataaattatgttatcaatttttttgtttataaatcatagtcattcatatttttttttatcttactttcaaataattttactataACATTGGtttgtactttttatttttattttttaggtaaGTTTATTTTTGCTAAGGGATAGTGTATTATATGAAGTATACCGATCGGAATTGATTGTCATTAAGCATGTATTAATAGGTTACGCTCTACAAATATAGgacattaatgattaattattgggtttgattacctaaaatatattgcactaatggttaatcaatggattgcactaatggttaatcaatggatGTGGCTGTAACAAGCCTTAAGTAGACAACTGATTTTCAAGTACAATGATGAtttttctatcctaataaaatatagacctcctTGTGAAACATATTTGACTTGAGCGTccgagtgtcttctgcaggtcaacaaaCCGTTGGAGTGGATCGCGTTTTCGGGaaggattgaagatcaaaagagagcagagCAAAAAAGAACGACCAACTCTCGGACAAATTCAACCGAAACAGATAGTATTAAGATTTATTCGTTAATATAAGTAATATGatatctatttataaaatatataattattagtgttatttaagcataaaatttgaatatgtaTTAATggacattaatatttttttcttgccGACGAGCAGCAAGCTTTTTGGACTGTGTTTTCCTCATCATGCAATATATGTTGTGCTCCTTGGCCTCTATTTCATGATAATAAAACCTCAAAATAGAACACAATACAACGTCATGTcgttcatatattttttattaattcaagAAAATTAGTTGTGATTCATTTATTTAGACaagcaaaaatgaaaaatgtttgagaataatagttaatttattcttgttgattattattaaaaaacgatatttgtttattttattgttgcGAATACCATTCGTTGAGAAAAATAGCATAAGGGTACAAAATATATAGGTTGACTCAAGGTATGTACATGCAGAGAGACAAGTGGTGGTGTAAATATAAGACGAGAACAGTCTTTGTCACTAGTTAAGGGAATAATTAATTTCGTGTTTAGACAAATTCAATTGGTAAAattcatttcaatttaaattcctaaataaaagcaacaaaaacatttttttttcagttttattcaCCGTTGTCAAAATAGattatattagaaagtgagttttaagtctaactcaatctcacagcctgtaaattatatgttataatttggCGGGGTTTCTTTCTAACTTTCTAATAAATTCCTAAATATAACTATCCAAACAcaatattagattttttttagtaGTTGCATTTTTCCCACTAGAACAGGACATTATTCACtactttacttttttaaaaagtgtttccattaaaattttcattactcatatttacaaaaataaaattattagaaagtggttttaaacctaactcaactccacaaatccggtttgtaaggtgaggtttgcaccccacttatatattataaattgaccttatctctagttaaTGTAAGACTTTCAACATACCCCTTCAcgcgaggtatagacatctcgagcATGATAGTATAATTGGATGGTCCGAAAACCgacttgtaaagtgaggtttgcaccccacttatatatatatatatatatatatatatatatatatatatatatatatatatatatatatatatatatatatatatatatatatatatatatatatatatattataaattagccttatctctagtcgatgtgaaacttccaacacacacccttcacgtcgaggtatagacatATCGAACGTGATAATagaattgggtggtccgataacggcctgATAGCGGGTGAAATAGAAATGCCCGAGAAACAagaaatatcgctaggatagactctaaacctgagctctgataccatattaaaaagtggttttaagcctaactcaatcccacaaaactagcttgtaaggtgaggtttgcacccacttatatattataaattgaccttatctctcgTCGACGTGAgatttctaacaaaaataaatattattcttatctgattcaataaaaatactaaaaaataagaaataataaaatttaataagtcTTTTTAACACAAAACAATCTAAATTTGtatctatttaaataatatcCATATAAATCGACAATTTATTATTCTATGTTTGAGAtgattattatttcaataaaatcatAAGTCTATAcaatacttattttataatcatttatgtttattatgttaaaaaaaattaactgacTTGAgtttttttgaaaagttttattatttttttccaagTTAATCTCCctcaaaatcaaatataaatactCCTGTCATAAGGCGTGAATTAAGGGATAGTTTGGAAGACGTTGACGTGTCCCACAAACATGTATAAAGTGGATATGCTTAAGTTAGTACTTGTCAAAGAGGACCCACCTGTTACCGTTTGCCTAActacttaattaataattacagGAAGATATCAGAAGTCGTGGGTTCATACATGCAATTTAAATTCACGTGCATGTTATGCTTCTAATCATGAATATCAAGATATACTATGGCTCAATTATTTCCACAATTATTGTCATTCTTTATATCACATCAAAATGTTAGtggttttcatttcttttttctttttcggaTTTCTTGTTCTGGTATATttaatttgtctagtttctaaCCAAATGTGCAAACTTTTCAAGAACTTACATTgcatcaataaaatatattattactttaatattttctaattcttttaGTTAGAGACAAATTTATTGGTAgttgaaaataacttttaaagggttttttattaaaaaatataacatttaatattataaatacaacctttttttcaatattttttagtaatttttattgttcCGTTGGttagaaaaatacatttattaataattacaatttgATTTATTcgattgaaatatattaaaaagagatTATATCTAAGTCATGTAATAACCAAAAAAGTAtcatatctaaaatttaatatatattttcggTACAATGattatcaaattcaaattgGGTTAATATATACCACTTTcgataaaatgaaatatttaatacagATGAGCtaacgaaaaataaaataactctcaaaataatttttccaatattaaataaaaaacacctTTATGAGAAGACTGtaggaaaaaaattatactttcaaGGTTTTAAATGTAATATTGTCTTCTCAAACAaccatatatattaaaatatatattttaatgcaATGTGAGATTAATGAATATACTGACCATGTCACGTAACTCAAACTTAAACGACTGTTTCTCCAAATTGATGATTGATCTctaattgtttcaattttacaaataaagaATCCAATTGAAATGCCAAAAAAGAACAAAACGAGATTGGGAACGAAAATAAGAACCTACATAAacattaaaccttttaaatatttaattcaaaagaatttttttggttttcttgGTTTGATAGATAGATTGCATTtcacacattttatttttttttcataatactAAATTGATTTGGTTTGCCTAAttcacaaatatatatttacaagaaaaaaagagaggtaACTTGGTATGGTATTTTACTAAACGCCagtgactttttttttctctcaatttttttaaatgtatctATTGgttataaattagaaaatgggatttaaaatatatgacatttttttttcttacactcAGTTAAACGAatctcttttttgttttaatcttaattaaagttgtaatttcACACAGTATACCTGTAACTAGAAAAAATCTTTTAGATTTTAGGCTTTCTTCTTTCAACTCTATTTACACTGTcgtttttaattagttttttaaaaatctagTCTTACTTTTCTAAATTGttctatattataattaaaattatttactataaatatacaacatgtattttaaatattgaaaaattatgtattatgaaattaacataaaaaataatttatatattgttttacttatttcaaaataagaaataaatgagGTGTTTTTTACAAGACAAAAACACTTTGAATGTATGTTTATTAAGTAAACTACATTGCTGAAAAGTAAGTTACGTTACCGAGGACGATTCTCCCGCTGAAAAAGAATAAGGATACCAAGAATACCGCCGTGAAGGTCAACAATAAGCGCAAAGATTCGGACGAAGAGCGGCGCCGTACGACCGCCGATTCTCCCCAACAGAAGAAACCAAAAACACTCAGCAAGAACCTTCCGTAAAACCAATGGTCGAAGAGCAGCGCCCTACGTCATCACAACCGCAAGCCGTGCCTAGTACCGGCGGCGGCGCTCGCCCGGTGTTCCACATTGCTGCATTCAGGGACCTCGCGGCGGCGTCAAGGGCGGCGAGGAAAGCCGCCGCAAAGCAAACGGTGTTAGAGTTAAAGGCAGTCCAAAGCGCTTATAATGCGCGTGAGGAGAATGACGACGAATCGGATAATTGTGCGCCGGCTGTGAAATACGCCGTTCAAAGGCTCGTCAGCGGTCTTTCTAAGTCCACAGAGGTTTGTGatctttatctttcattttaaatgttCGAATAGTTTTCAATATTTGCTGGATGTTCGAATTTGATTTAGTCTTTATGTTAgtcaaattttaaatctttctttatctttcattttaaattttgtttcactGTGACAAAGAATACAGATAAAGAAAGTGGCTCATAGATTCATATAACTTATTTCAAGAAATTTGATGTCCTCGTATAGTTTTTGCAGACAATTCTTTAAGTACTGCACACTTACACAGAAATGAGAGTCTTAAGTATTGCATAATTTGGTATGACAAGTACAATTACCTCACTCATTTTGATGTCATAGACAAGCATAATCACCCCACCAATTTCCCAAACCTAAGCATTTTACACTCGTGAAGTTATCATTAATATTCATTCAAAGTTTGTTTCGACCGTCAGGACCAACAGATTCTGCATAATAAGTGCAGAGTAACAAAGATCTTCTTGTATCACGGAAAGAACTAAAATGCAAGTTCAACCAAAGGGACATAAACATTTACATgccaacaaaagaaaaaaaaaacaaagaatgtTCTGTTTGAGGCCAACAGAGTTACCTCAAACCTGAATACATCATACCTGTAAACAACCTGACCCCCAAGAAAGAAACCTATTATGTAGTCAATAGCCAAATCAGCTCCCAAGCTTTTCAATAAGTCCAAATTTCTAGTGCTTGAAGTGGCAGCCACTCTCAGAAGCTCCAAAGACTTGCTTAGCTAGCTGTAGGTCGTTGAggataacaataaaattatttagtcaCCGATCGTTCATTGCTTAAGAAGCAAAATCTTTATATACCATTTGATATCATATGTAAAAGTTATTTGATATGTATCATGCAAAGAGGGGAGAATCTTTAAAATACTGTTAGAAGCAATTTAGAGAGTAAATACCTGAATGACTAGGCTTCCAACTCCTCCAGAACCATTTAGAACAAGAATAGATTTACCAGGAGAAAATCCATACAACTTCTAAAGCTTTATTTACATTTCCATACACTTCATCACCCACTTTAAAGTCCTTCACTTCACTACCAACCTTCACCAGCACTCCCGCAACATCATAGCCCAGAACAGTCTATGaacaaagaaaaccaaattTGATTTCATTACCCAGTTAATATACAcacagagaaaaagagaagagaaaataaataaagttaaaagaaaGTGAATGACCGGAAGAGAAGAATCAGTGACCTTAAACTTTCCCTGCTTTCTCTTGGCGTCAACAGGGTTAAGAGCAGCAGCAACTTTGACAAGGACCTGATCCTCTTTCCCATCAGGCACAGCAACATTGGAGTCCAGCTTCAAAACATCCACGCCCCCATATTCCCCATACACCCATGCCTTCATCTCATAAGGCACAGGTGTGAGTTTCACAACCTCAGAAGAAGCAGGTGCAGTAGCCTGAGCCTTTACCAACATCTTCCAGATCATAGATTTAACTGGCATTctgttttcccggaaagtgaaGGAAAATGAAGCTGATGAGGAAACCCTAGAAGGCTAATAGAGAGATGGGAGGAGGGATGAACGACGGCGGGGAGGAAGAGAGCAGCGGACCTCCGATGGCGGTAGAAAATCTGTGACGGTGGTGATAGAAAAAAATCTGAAGGGAGCCGATGAAGAAGCCCCATAGAGCTAATCGAGGGAGATGGGAGGAGGGATGGGCGGCGGCAGAGAGAAAGAGCCAGCGATGGCGGCAGAAAATCCATCTTTGACCGTggtgaaagaaaagaaatcaaagaCACGCAGTTAACCCAGTTAACTGCcctaaaattattaaagttgaatttgtttaatttgaactataaaataatttaattagtttaactTTAGTTCAGTTTAGTAAATTATACTCAATTCTACTGCCAAGTTTGTGTTTAGGCGATGCATTACTTACTTATGCTTGATGTTTTTCTTCGTCCACAGATGTTTGTGATATTGtgtaatattattgttttggGTATTAGAGTGTTGGAATAtgctttatcttttattttagcCGTTAGAATATGCTTGATGTTTTCAATATTTGTTGGCTGatcttttactaaaataatatttttttatttctttttcagtgTGTAGAAGTAGGCTTTGCAACAAGTGAGTTTGCAGGATGTGACTTCAACGAATGATAAGGTAAGAAATTAATGGcaaagttattttgttttagatctatattaatatttgtatcTCCTTGTGAAATTACAGGAAGTAAACTTTCGTCTATTGGGCCGTTTGCTGGCTTACAAATCTTTAGCATTCTCAGGAAGACTTACAATGGAGtatgataaagataaaaatactcCTTACCTAAAAGAATTGATATAGACAGTAATATATCCATTGCATATAGACACATGCAGCTTATATAATATTGACTTTAGTAGAAAAGGTTTGCATATAATCTTgagttttctttataaaatgaATGTTTTGATTGCTAGGTCCTCCCAACACTCTTGTTATTTTGGTGggaaatcttttaaattatcaataattctTTTGACCAACACGCCTCTaggtatttaattattttagtggTGATTATATATAAACTCATCCAAGTATTGTGGGTTATTAACACAGACATCTAGATTCGTGTTTTgctgttgaaaaaaaaaagtctgaACCTAGTTTCAGAAGCATTTAAAATGAGGAATCTACCTTATGGATTTTGGAAATTACTAAACAGAGACGAAATGGTTTTGTCTCTCTCCCAAGAAAGTGAAAACTCAATTCTATAAAACCGGCTTATAAGGTGAGATTTGTACCCACTCATTAATTATGAATTGACCTTAACTCTAGTGGatatgagacttccaacacaccatCTCACGTCGAGGTATATACATATCGAGCGTGAAATTAGACATTTTAATGGGTGGTTCGATAGCGGGTGaaacaatatgcccaacaaacaacaaatatcgttaggatagactctaaccatgactctTATTGATCccctcataatcttctatttataagaataaattaatacaagagtacatgataaataggtaactctagacacaatataatcatgataaaatagggtaaccctagacacaatataatcatgataaataaggtaacccttgacacaatataatcatgataaatagggtaacctttgacacaatataatgatgataaaataagaCTAATATCCTCTAATGGGTTCGCTTCCAAAAACATCATGAGTTCTTTGACAGCAGATTGGGCTATATAGCTATTTTCCATTATCTTTTGGTATTTTGGGGTAGCGATAAATGTGTAAAAGAAAGAGTATATtgataaagatatttt
Protein-coding sequences here:
- the LOC108342536 gene encoding NADPH-dependent alkenal/one oxidoreductase, chloroplastic-like, with amino-acid sequence MPVKSMIWKMLVKAQATAPASSEVVKLTPVPYEMKAWVYGEYGGVDVLKLDSNVAVPDGKEDQVLVKVAAALNPVDAKRKQGKFKTVLGYDVAGVLVKVGSEVKDFKVGDEVYGNVNKALEVVWIFSW
- the LOC128197364 gene encoding uncharacterized protein LOC128197364 isoform X1, producing MVEEQRPTSSQPQAVPSTGGGARPVFHIAAFRDLAAASRAARKAAAKQTVLELKAVQSAYNAREENDDESDNCAPAVKYAVQRLVSGLSKSTECVEVGFATSEFAGCDFNE
- the LOC128197364 gene encoding uncharacterized protein LOC128197364 isoform X2, whose product is MVEEQRPTSSQPQAVPSTGGGARPVFHIAAFRDLAAASRAARKAAAKQTVLELKAVQSAYNAREENDDESDNCAPAVKYAVQRLVSGLSKSTEG